The following are from one region of the Gadus chalcogrammus isolate NIFS_2021 chromosome 19, NIFS_Gcha_1.0, whole genome shotgun sequence genome:
- the LOC130372445 gene encoding N-lysine methyltransferase KMT5A-A-like isoform X2, with product MNGDILCNSHSITLLSCNNSRSPGHKDEDGRRLTSTSLKSYDGFSEKKSSQCSPRWPEEPALHQQHQYQHHQQTPCLHACAPTERSLPLGYSISHMPLHNNTSTLSITTTTNTNHAIRQRRAARHKARGKKATLRIADRNSQNRRVTDYFPIRRSSRKSKAELKFEEKRHIDDLITNGIEEGMEVQQIEEKGRGVFSTRGFQKGEYVVEYHGDLLLIPDAKRREAEYSQNPATGCYMYYFQYLDKTYCVDATKETGRMGRLLNHSKTGNCQTKLHDINGVPHLILVASRDIDDGEELLYDYGDRSKESIAAHPWLKY from the exons ATGAACGGG GACATCTTGTGTAACAGTCATTCCATCACGCTGTTAAGCTGTAACAACTCCAGGTCTCCTGGACATAAGGACGAGGATG GAAGGAGACTCACGTCCACGAGCTTGAAGAGTTATGACGGCTTCTCAGAGAAGAAGAGCAGCCAGTGTTCCCCGCGCTGGCCGGAGGAGCCGGCTCTGCACCAACAGCACCagtaccagcaccaccagcagacCCCCTGCCTCCACGCCTGTGCCCCCACGGAGAGATCACTTCCCCTGGGCTACAGTATCTCCCACATGCCCCTCCACaacaacacctccaccctctccatcactaccaccaccaacactaacCACGCCATCCGGCAGAGGAGAGCGGCCCGGCACAAGGCCAGGGGGAAGAAGGCCACACTCAGAAT AGCGGATAGGAACTCCCAGAACAGGAGGGTCACTGACTACTTCCCCATCAGACGCAGCTCACGGAAGAGCAAAGCAGAGCTCAAG TTTGAGGAGAAGAGGCACATCGATGACCTCATCACAAACGGTATCGAAGAAGGAATGGAg GTGCAGCAGATCGAGGAGAAGGGCCGGGGGGTGTTCTCCACGCGGGGCTTCCAGAAGGGGGAGTACGTGGTGGAGTACCACGGAGACCTGCTGCTGATCCCCGACGCCAAGAGGAGGGAGGCCGAGTACTCCCAGAACCCCGCCACCGGCTGCTACATGTACTACTTCCAGTACCTCGACAAGACTTACTG TGTGGACGCCACTAAGGAGACGGGGCGGATGGGCCGGCTGCTGAACCACAGCAAGACGGGGAACTGCCAGACCAAACTGCACGACATCAACGGCGTGCCCCACCTCATCCTGGTGGCGTCGCGGGACATCGACGACGGCGAGGAGCTGCTCTACGACTACGGCGACCGCAGCAAGGAGTCCATCGCCGCCCACCCCTGGCTCAAGTACTGA
- the LOC130372675 gene encoding huntingtin-interacting protein 1-related protein-like yields the protein MLKSKSKADKTEKVLAAEKEQFGKQQLHSITKTLTAAETPLKEKYARNIILGTHKESGATTFMSYCQNLPLSSSSVISWKYCYMLHKVLRDGHPNAVRDCNRRSRNVRDMGILWGNLHDRYGHLVALSAKYLCLKMEFHVKHKCIPGNLEASDEAVEREAGSDKNQVLDMTQELLEYLDNGLKFADTVLRQVDAIGAKSTTASGQCRLAPLIPVILDSSFLYHFSVILLFKLHSRISPDSLLGHRERFRDLFTSLTEFYNRTREIEFFKTIIQIPDLPDSPPNFLRAAAFAEYKRPVVVVGDGEPHEEEEAGGQPEPRDAPQNQQYYSVNQYGLPEAQEQRETEILRKELLVLKPELQLIKTEVSPCVMELKGQVNRLEAQLEEQTTHKQMALVGNEQLRMEVEALRCTGVANAGAQVGYKEADTRAQAAEMRFSQLKERHAELVTSHADLMKKNAETVRVLSGMKNDKDDMQITKQQVSNELDRIRQENRAQMEKQQQEMERMRNDLLAQKAELDHARSALGQKEMEGSQLSGLLAGLQAERDMLLRSASDKDAELSSLRQQAHSLQSSLDQERDRHSREMEALRAQLQQQLAINAEQKLEIDRLRRELDQARMQASNASTALQTKEMVGSQLSGTLAGLQAEREVLLRSVRDKDSELASLRQQSQLQQSSLDQHRQMAGMELGSLQAQLQQQACREGELTRKLQEEQFCLLQCAVVEAEGIVLDAMAKIDDPIHVRCTSSPDYLVSRAEVALGSIDKMHQNQLVYMGNMSDASGLLRAVTQFSHLAADTIVNGAAASHSAPTDHADRLTDGCRDCSAHCLQFLKELKLQSTLPRADPTAMRYAVQRILALGQELQPRGRDVLKEMGDMVDKEMVATSTAIEEAVLRMDEIMSQARRDTTGIKLEVNQSILGSCSDLMKAIHMLVTAATDLQKDIVESGRGAASADEFYAKNSRWTEGLISASKAVGWGATQILESADRVVSHNGKYEELIACSHEIAASTAQLVASSKVKADRNNKKLYTLQQASRHVNDMTAVVVTSTKHGQQQVTEKAPMDFTGRSLIKLKKMEMEAQVKVLELESELEQERVRLGELRKKHYDMAGDHQGEPERGGDGDGADSFPPPPPPTLLPELPSTQTHPYQSSTAATTTTAAATATTSTTTQGLGNSNPFLKALTEASLPPSPPSSSLSSSATAASTPLSTSQLFTPTPQPYTAGQPFTPGQTYAPYTPSTQPYTPSTQPYTPSTQPYTPSTQSHTPSTQPYTPSTQPYTPSSTPNAAFNPTQSSTKPQGYLPSPLPTLTVPTSLNPVSKQKTTPQSSPTPARRPNIFTKSGNLLKNAFRKSEAGSGES from the exons ACATCATCCTGGGCACACACAAGGAGAGTGGCGCCACCACCTTCATGTCCTACTGCCAGAACCTGCCTCTGTCCAGCAGCTCTGTGATCAGCTGGAAGTACTGCTACATGCTGCACAAGGTGCTCAGGGACGGACACCCCAAC GCTGTTCGAGACTGCAACAGAAGGTCTCGCAATGTCCGAGATATGGGCATTCTGTGG GGAAACCTTCATGACCGATATGGACACCTTGTGGCTTTGTCCGCCAAGTACCTCTGTCTCAAAATGGAGTTTCACGTCAAG CACAAGTGTATCCCAGGCAACCTGGAGGCCAGCGACGAGGCTGTGGAGAGAGAAGCAGGAAGTGACAAGAACCAAGT GTTAGACATGACTCAGGAACTACTGGAATACCTGGATAATGGGCTGAAATTTGCTGACACAG tgctgcgtCAGGTGGACGCTATCGGGGCTAAGTCCACCACCGCCTCTGGCCAGTGCCGACTGGCCCCCCTTATCCCCGTCATCCTGGACTCCAGCTTCCTTTACCACTTCTCCGTCATACTGCTCTTCAAACTCCACAGCC GTATTTCACCGGATTCTCTTcttggacacagagagagatttcGGGATCTTTTCACAAG TCTCACAGAGTTCTACAACCGGACTAGAGAAATTGAGTTCTTTAAAACCATAATTCAGATCCCAGACCTACCAGAC TCCCCCCCGAACTTCCTGCGTGCCGCCGCGTTTGCCGAGTACAAGCGACCCGTGGTTGTCGTGGGCGACGGGGAGccccatgaggaggaggaggcgggggggcaaCCAGAGCCCCGGGACGCGCCCCAGAACCAGCAG TACTACTCCGTCAACCAGTACGGCCTCCCCGAGGcacaggagcagagggagaCCGAGATCCTGAGGAAGGAGCTGCTGGTCCTGAAACCAGAGCTACAGCTCATCAAGACTGAGGTGAGTCCCT GTGTGATGGAGCTGAAGGGCCAGGTGAACCGGCTGGaggcccagctggaggagcagacCACCCACAAGCAGATGGCCCTGGTGGGCAACGAGCAGCtgaggatggaggtggaggcgctGCGCTGCACGGGCGTGGCCAACGCCGGCGCCCAGGTGGGCTACAAGGAGGCCGACA CCAGGGCCCAAGCAGCAGAGATGCGCTTCTCTCAACTGAAGGAGCGACATGCAGAGCTGGTAACCAGTCATGCAGACCTCATGAAGAAG AATGCAGAGACGGTTAGGGTGCTGTCAGGTATGAAAAACGACAAAGACGACATGCAAATCACTAAACAGCAGGTGTCTAATGAGTTGGATCGCATCCGGCAGGAAAACAGAGCACAG ATGGAGAAACAGCAGCAGGAGATGGAGCGGATGAGGAATGATCTGTTGGCGCAAAAAGCAGAACTGGATCATGCTCGGAGCGCTCTGGGGCAGAAGGAAATG GAAGGGTCCCAGCTGAGCGGCCTGCTGGCCGGGCTCCAGGCCGAGAGGGACATGCTGCTCCGCTCGGCCAGCGACAAGGACGCAGAGCTCAGCTCTCTCAGGCAGCAGGCCCACTCCCTGCAGAGCTCCCtcgaccaggagagagaccgcCACAGCAGGGAGATGGAGGCTCTGAGGgctcagctgcagcagcag CTGGCCATCAACGCAGAGCAGAAGCTGGAGATCGACAGGCTGAGGCGAGAGCTGGACCAGGCCCGCATGCAGGCGTCCAACGCCAGCACCGCCCTGCAGACCAAAGAGATG gtGGGGTCCCAGCTGAGCGGCACCCTGGCGGGCCTGCAGGCGGAGAGGGAGGTGCTCCTGCGCTCGGTGCGGGACAAGGACTCTGAGCTGGCCTCCCTCCGGCAGCAGAGCCAGCTCCAGCAGAGCTCCCTGGACCAGCACCGGCAGATGGCCGGCATGGAGCTGGGGAGCCTGCAGgcacagctgcagcagcag gCGTGCCGGGAGGGGGAGCTGACCAGGAAGCTGCAGGAGGAGCAGTTCTGCCTGCTGCAGTGCGCcgtggtggaggcggagggcaTCGTCCTGGACGCCATGGCCAAGATCGACGACCCCATCCACGTCCGCTGCACCAGCTCCCCTG ACTACCTGGTGAGCAGAGCTGAGGTGGCGCTGGGCTCCATAGACAAGATGCACCAGAACCAGCTGGTCTACATGGGGAACATGAGCG atgCCAGTGGTCTACTTAGAGCCGTCACCCAGTTCTCCCACCTGGCAGCGGACACCATCGTCAATGGAGCCGCAGCCTCCCACTCTGCACCCACTGACCACGCTGACc GTCTGACGGACGGCTGCCGGGACTGCTCCGCCCACTGCCTGCAGTTCCTGAAGGAGCTGAAGCTGCAGAGCACCCTGCCGCGCGCCGACCCCACCGCCATGCGCTACGCCGTCCAGAGGATCCTCGCCCTGGGACAG gagcTGCAGCCCAGAGGGAGAGACGTGCTGAAGGAGATGGGCGACATGGTGGACAAGGAGATGGtggccacctccaccgccataGAGGAGGCCGTGCTGCGCATGGAC GAGATAATGAGCCAGGCCAGACGAGATACGACCGGAATAAAACTAGAAGTCAACCAGAG TATTCTTGGGTCCTGTTCGGATCTGATGAAG GCCATTCATATGCTGGTGACGGCTGCGACCGACCTGCAGAAGGACATTGTGGAGAGTGGAAGG GGGGCAGCATCTGCAGATGAATTCTACGCCAAGAACTCCCGCTGGACCGAGGGTCTGATCTCAGCCTCCAAGGCCGTCGGCTGGGGGGCCACCCAAATACT AGAGTCGGCCGACCGAGTTGTGTCGCACAACGGTAAATACGAGGAGCTCATCGCCTGTTCACATGAGATCGCAGCCAGCACTGCCCAGCTGGTGGCGTCTTCCAAG GTGAAGGCGGACCGCAACAACAAGAAGCTGTACACTCTGCAGCAGGCGTCCAGACACGTCAACGACATGACCGCCGTCGTGGTTACCTCCACCAAGCACGGACAGCAGCAGGTCACGGAAAAAG CTCCGATGGACTTCACTGGAAGGTCTCTCATCAAGCTCAaaaagatggagatggaggctCAG GTGAAGGTGCTGGAGCTGGAGAgcgagctggagcaggagcgcGTGCGCCTGGGGGAGCTGAGGAAGAAGCACTACGACATGGCTGGagaccaccagggggagccagagagaggaggggacggcGACGGAGCGGACAGCttcccccctccgcctcctcccacaCTACTACCTGAGCTCCCCTCCACCCAAACACATCCCTACCAGAGcagcaccgccgccaccaccaccaccgccgctgccaccgccaccaccagcaccaccacccaggGGCTCGGCAACAGCAACCCCTTCCTCAAAGCCCTCACAGAGGCGTCGCTCCCGCCGTCGCCGCCGTCATCGTCGCTGTCATCGTCCGCAACGGCGGCGTCTACGCCCCTTTCGACGTCCCAGTTGTTCACACCAACGCCTCAGCCCTACACTGCTGGTCAGCCCTTCACACCTGGTCAGACGTATGCACCGTACACACCGTCTACCCAACCGTACACACCGTCTACCCAACCGTACACACCGTCTACCCAACCGTACACACCGTCTACCCAATCGCACACACCATCTACCCAACCATATACACCATCTACCCAACCGTACACACCGTCC TCGACGCCCAACGCGGCGTTTAACCCCACCCAAAGCTCCACCAAACCTCAGGGCTATTTACCATCACCACTCCCAACGTTGACCGTCCCCACGTCCTTGAACCCGGTCTCCAAACAAAAGACGACTCCACAGAGCAGCCCGACGCCCGCCCGGAGGCCGAACATCTTCACCAAGTCGGGCAACCTCTTAAAGAACGCG TTCAGAAAAAGTGAGGCTGGAAGCGGGGAATCCTGA
- the LOC130372445 gene encoding N-lysine methyltransferase KMT5A-A-like isoform X1 has product MNGDILCNSHSITLLSCNNSRSPGHKDEDGEWYGRRLTSTSLKSYDGFSEKKSSQCSPRWPEEPALHQQHQYQHHQQTPCLHACAPTERSLPLGYSISHMPLHNNTSTLSITTTTNTNHAIRQRRAARHKARGKKATLRIADRNSQNRRVTDYFPIRRSSRKSKAELKFEEKRHIDDLITNGIEEGMEVQQIEEKGRGVFSTRGFQKGEYVVEYHGDLLLIPDAKRREAEYSQNPATGCYMYYFQYLDKTYCVDATKETGRMGRLLNHSKTGNCQTKLHDINGVPHLILVASRDIDDGEELLYDYGDRSKESIAAHPWLKY; this is encoded by the exons ATGAACGGG GACATCTTGTGTAACAGTCATTCCATCACGCTGTTAAGCTGTAACAACTCCAGGTCTCCTGGACATAAGGACGAGGATGGTGAGTGGTATG GAAGGAGACTCACGTCCACGAGCTTGAAGAGTTATGACGGCTTCTCAGAGAAGAAGAGCAGCCAGTGTTCCCCGCGCTGGCCGGAGGAGCCGGCTCTGCACCAACAGCACCagtaccagcaccaccagcagacCCCCTGCCTCCACGCCTGTGCCCCCACGGAGAGATCACTTCCCCTGGGCTACAGTATCTCCCACATGCCCCTCCACaacaacacctccaccctctccatcactaccaccaccaacactaacCACGCCATCCGGCAGAGGAGAGCGGCCCGGCACAAGGCCAGGGGGAAGAAGGCCACACTCAGAAT AGCGGATAGGAACTCCCAGAACAGGAGGGTCACTGACTACTTCCCCATCAGACGCAGCTCACGGAAGAGCAAAGCAGAGCTCAAG TTTGAGGAGAAGAGGCACATCGATGACCTCATCACAAACGGTATCGAAGAAGGAATGGAg GTGCAGCAGATCGAGGAGAAGGGCCGGGGGGTGTTCTCCACGCGGGGCTTCCAGAAGGGGGAGTACGTGGTGGAGTACCACGGAGACCTGCTGCTGATCCCCGACGCCAAGAGGAGGGAGGCCGAGTACTCCCAGAACCCCGCCACCGGCTGCTACATGTACTACTTCCAGTACCTCGACAAGACTTACTG TGTGGACGCCACTAAGGAGACGGGGCGGATGGGCCGGCTGCTGAACCACAGCAAGACGGGGAACTGCCAGACCAAACTGCACGACATCAACGGCGTGCCCCACCTCATCCTGGTGGCGTCGCGGGACATCGACGACGGCGAGGAGCTGCTCTACGACTACGGCGACCGCAGCAAGGAGTCCATCGCCGCCCACCCCTGGCTCAAGTACTGA